A part of Penaeus chinensis breed Huanghai No. 1 chromosome 6, ASM1920278v2, whole genome shotgun sequence genomic DNA contains:
- the LOC125026582 gene encoding pro-resilin-like: protein MKSLILCAILGVVVADRLNGFNGNGNGYGAPPPPSNGYGAPTNGFNGNGNGNGNGNGNGYGAPAPPSNSYAAPRNTYGTPNGAYGVDPEIAALAENIPGGGVPGEDYPILASVPDTGFSCDAQAVQGYYADTAAEAGCQVFHICQDRALRRQQDSFLCPNGTIFNQQYLVCDWWFNVDCSQAESFYSVNELIGVVPDAGYAYGPATNGNGNGYGSNGNGRNGNGKNGSNGYGSNGNGRNGNGGSNGNGYGAPPAPSNGYGAPAAPSNSYGTPF, encoded by the exons ATGAAGTCCCTCATCCTTTGTG CAATCCTTGGCGTCGTTGTGGCCGACCGCCTCAACGGATTCAACGGAAATGGTAACGGTTACggagcacctcctcctcccagcaATGGATATGGTGCACCCACCAACGGATTCAAcggaaatggtaatggtaacggcAACGGTAACGGTAACGGTTACGGAGCACCTGCTCCTCCTAGCAACAGTTATGCAGCTCCCAGGAACACCTATGGCACGCCCAACGGCGCCTACGGAGTAGACCCTGAGATTGCCGCTTTGGCCGAGAACATTCCCGGGGGCGGTGTCCCcggcgaggactaccccatcttggcttccgtgcccgacaccggcttctcgtgcgatgcccaggcggtgcaaggttattacgccgacactgcagctgaagccggctgccaggtgttccatatctgccaggaccgcgccctcaggcgccaacaggactcgttcctgtgccccaacggtaccatcttcaaccagcagtacctggtatgtgactggtggttcaacgtggactgttcTCAAGCTGAGAGCTTCTACTCCGTCAACGAACTCATCGGAGTCGTTCCCGACGCCGGATACGCCTATGGACCCGCCACCAACGGAAACGGTAACGGCTATGGCTCCAACGGCAACGGAAGGAACGGAAACGGCAAGAACGGAAGCAATGGATACGGCTCCAACGGAAACGGAAGGAACGGAAACGGAGGCAGCAACGGCAACGGCTACGGTGCCCCCCCTGCCCCAAGCAACGGATACGGTGCCCCAGCTGCCCCATCCAACTCCTATGGAACTCCTTTCTAA
- the LOC125026538 gene encoding pro-resilin-like, protein MKSLILCAILGVVVADRLNGFNGNGNGYGAPPPPSNGYGAPTNGFNGNGNGNGNGYGAPAPPSNGYAAPRNTYGTPNGAYGVDPEIAALAENIPGGGVPGEDYPILASVPDTGFSCDAQAVQGYYADTAAEAGCQVFHICQDRALRRQQDSFLCPNGTIFNQQYLVCDWWFNVDCSQAESFYSVNELIGVVPDAGYAYGPATNGNGNGYGSNGNGRNGNGKNGSNGYGSNGNGRNGNGGSNGNGYGAPPAPSNGYGAPAAPSNSYGTPF, encoded by the exons ATGAAGTCCCTCATCCTCTGTG CAATCCTTGGCGTCGTTGTGGCCGACCGCCTCAACGGATTCAATGGAAATGGTAACGGTTACggagcacctcctcctcccagcaATGGATATGGTGCACCGACCAACGGATtcaacggaaacggaaacggTAACGGTAACGGTTACGGAGCACCTGCTCCTCCTAGCAACGGTTATGCAGCTCCCAGGAACACCTATGGCACGCCCAACGGCGCCTACGGAGTAGACCCTGAGATTGCCGCTTTGGCCGAGAACATTCCCGGGGGCGGTGTCCCcggcgaggactaccccatcttggcttccgtgcccgacaccggcttctcgtgcgatgcccaggcggtgcaaggttattacgccgacactgcagctgaagccggctgccaggtgttccatatctgccaggaccgcgccctcaggcgccaacaggactcgttcctgtgccccaacggtaccatcttcaaccagcagtacctggtatgtgactggtggttcaacgtggactgttcTCAAGCTGAGAGCTTCTACTCCGTCAACGAACTCATCGGAGTCGTTCCCGACGCCGGATACGCCTATGGACCCGCCACCAACGGAAACGGTAACGGCTATGGCTCCAACGGCAACGGAAGGAACGGAAACGGCAAGAACGGAAGCAATGGATACGGCTCCAACGGAAACGGAAGGAACGGAAACGGAGGCAGCAACGGCAACGGCTACGGTGCCCCCCCTGCCCCAAGCAACGGATACGGTGCCCCAGCTGCCCCATCCAACTCCTATGGAACTCCTTTCTAA
- the LOC125026451 gene encoding pro-resilin-like isoform X2, producing MKSLILCAILGVVVADSRNGFNGNGNGNGNGYGAPAPPSNGYAAPRNTYGTPNGAYGVDPEIAALAENIPGGGVPGEDYPILASVPDTGFSCDDQAVQGYYADTAAEAGCQVFHICQDRALRRQKDSFLCPNGTIFNQQYLVCDWWFNVDCSQAESFYSVNELIGVVPDAGYAYGPATNGNGNGYGSNGNGRNGNGKNGSNGYGPNGNGKNGNGGSNGNGYGAPPAPSNGYGAPAAPSNSYGTPF from the exons ATGAAGTCCCTCATCCTCTGTG CAATCCTTGGCGTCGTTGTGGCCGACAGCCGCAACGGATTCAACGGAA ACGGGAACGGCAACGGTAACGGTTACGGAGCACCTGCTCCTCCTAGCAACGGTTATGCAGCTCCCAGGAACACCTATGGCACGCCCAACGGCGCCTACGGAGTAGACCCTGAGATTGCCGCTTTGGCCGAGAACATTCCCGGGGGCGGCGTCCCcggcgaggactaccccatcttggcttccgtgcccgacaccggcttctcgtgcgatgaccaggcggtgcaaggttattacgccgacactgcagctgaagccggctgccaggtgttccatatctgccaggaccgcgccctcaggcgccaaaaggactcgttcctgtgccccaacggtaccatcttcaaccagcagtacctggtatgtgactggtggttcaacgtggactgttcTCAAGCTGAGAGCTTCTACTCCGTCAACGAACTCATCGGAGTCGTTCCCGACGCCGGATACGCCTATGGACCCGCCACCAACGGAAACGGTAACGGCTATGGCTCCAACGGCAACGGAAGGAACGGAAACGGCAAGAACGGAAGCAATGGATACGGCCCCAACGGAAACGGAAAGAACGGAAATGGAGGCAGCAACGGCAACGGCTACGGTGCCCCCCCTGCCCCAAGCAACGGCTACGGTGCCCCAGCTGCCCCATCCAACTCCTATGGAACTCCTTTCTAA
- the LOC125026543 gene encoding pro-resilin-like, giving the protein MKSLILCAILGVVVADSRNGFNGNGNGYGAPPPPSNGYGAPTNGFNGNGNGNGNGNGYGAPPPTNGYGAPTNGFNGNGNSNGNGYGAPAPPSNGYAAPRNTYGTPNGAYGVDPEIAALAENIPGGGVPGEDYPILASVPDTGFSCDAQAVQGYYADTAAEAGCQVFHICQDRALRRQQDSFLCPNGTIFNQQYLVCDWWFNVDCSQAESFYSVNELIGVVPDAGYAYGPATNGNGNGYGSNGNGRNGNGKNGSNGYGSNGNGRNGNGGSNGNGYGAPPAPSNGYGAPAAPSNSYGTPF; this is encoded by the exons ATGAAGTCCCTCATCCTCTGTG CAATCCTTGGCGTCGTTGTGGCCGACAGCCGCAACGGATTCAACGGAAACGGTAACGGTTACggagcacctcctcctcccagcaACGGATATGGTGCACCCACTAACGGATtcaacggaaacggaaacggaAACGGAAACGGTAACGGTTACGGAGCACCTCCTCCCACCAACGGATATGGTGCACCCACTAACGGATTCAACGGAAATGGAAACAGCAACGGTAACGGTTACGGAGCACCTGCTCCTCCTAGCAACGGTTATGCAGCTCCCAGGAACACCTATGGCACGCCCAACGGCGCCTACGGAGTAGACCCTGAGATTGCCGCTTTGGCCGAGAACATTCCCGGGGGCGGCGTCCCcggcgaggactaccccatcttggcttccgtgcccgacaccggcttctcgtgcgatgcccaggcggtgcaaggttattacgccgacactgcagctgaagccggctgccaggtgttccatatctgccaggaccgcgccctcaggcgccaacaggactcgttcctgtgccccaatggtaccatcttcaaccagcagtacctggtatgtgactggtggttcaacgtggactgttcTCAAGCTGAGAGCTTCTACTCCGTCAACGAACTCATCGGAGTCGTTCCCGACGCCGGATATGCCTATGGACCCGCCACCAACGGAAACGGTAACGGCTATGGCTCCAACGGCAACGGAAGGAACGGAAACGGCAAGAACGGAAGCAATGGATACGGCTCCAACGGAAACGGAAGGAACGGAAACGGAGGCAGCAACGGCAACGGCTACGGTGCCCCTCCTGCCCCAAGCAACGGATACGGTGCCCCAGCTGCCCCATCCAACTCTTATGGAACTCCTTTCTAA
- the LOC125026450 gene encoding pro-resilin-like, producing MKSLIVFAILGVVVADRRNGFNGNGNGNGNGNGYGAPPPPSNGYGAPTNGFNGNGNGNGNGNGYGAPPPPTNGYGAPTNGFNGNGNGNGNGYGTPAPPSNGYAAPRNTYGTPNGAYGVDPEIAALAENIPGGGVPGEDYPILASVPDTGFSCDDQAVQGYYADTAAEAGCQVFHICQDRALRRQQDSFLCPNGTIFNQQYLVCDWWFNVDCSQAESFYSVNELIGVVPDAGYAYGPATNGNGNGYGSNSNGRNGNVKNGSNGYGSNGNGKNGNGGSNGNGYGTPHAPSNGYGAPTAPSNSYGTPF from the exons ATGAAGTCCCTCATCGTTTTCG CAATCCTTGGCGTCGTTGTGGCCGACCGCCGCAACGGATTCAACGGAAACGGGAACGGCAACGGTAACGGTAACGGTTACggagcacctcctcctcccagcaACGGATACGGTGCACCCACTAACGGATtcaacggaaacggaaacggCAACGGTAATGGTAACGGTTACggagcacctcctcctcccaccaacgGATATGGTGCACCCACTAACGGATtcaacggaaacggaaacggTAACGGTAACGGTTATGGAACACCTGCTCCTCCTAGCAACGGTTATGCAGCTCCCAGGAACACCTATGGCACGCCCAACGGCGCCTACGGAGTAGACCCTGAGATTGCCGCTTTGGCCGAGAACATTCCCGGGGGCGGCGTCCCcggcgaggactaccccatcttggcttccgtgcccgacaccggcttctcgtgcgatgaccaggcggtgcaaggttattacgccgacactgcagctgaagccggctgccaggtgttccatatctgccaggaccgcgccctcaggcgccaacaggactcgttcctgtgccccaacggtaccatcttcaaccagcagtacctggtatgtgactggtggttcaacgtggactgttcTCAAGCTGAGAGCTTCTACTCCGTCAACGAACTCATCGGAGTCGTTCCCGACGCCGGATACGCATATGGACCCGCCACCAACGGAAACGGTAACGGCTATGGCTCCAACAGCAACGGAAGGAACGGAAACGTCAAGAACGGAAGCAATGGATACGGTTCCAACGGAAACGGAAAGAATGGAAACGGAGGcagcaacggcaatggatacggTACCCCCCATGCCCCAAGCAACGGCTACGGTGCTCCCACTGCCCCTTCCAATTCCTATGGAACTCCTTTCTAA
- the LOC125026451 gene encoding pro-resilin-like isoform X1 encodes MKSLILCAILGVVVADSRNGFNGNGNGYGAPPPPSNGYGAPTNGFNGNGNGNGNGYGAPPPSSNGYGAPTNGFNGNGNGNGNGYGAPAPPSNGYAAPRNTYGTPNGAYGVDPEIAALAENIPGGGVPGEDYPILASVPDTGFSCDDQAVQGYYADTAAEAGCQVFHICQDRALRRQKDSFLCPNGTIFNQQYLVCDWWFNVDCSQAESFYSVNELIGVVPDAGYAYGPATNGNGNGYGSNGNGRNGNGKNGSNGYGPNGNGKNGNGGSNGNGYGAPPAPSNGYGAPAAPSNSYGTPF; translated from the exons ATGAAGTCCCTCATCCTCTGTG CAATCCTTGGCGTCGTTGTGGCCGACAGCCGCAACGGATTCAACGGAAATGGTAACGGTTACggagcccctcctcctcccagcaaCGGATATGGTGCACCAACTAACGGATtcaacggaaacggaaacggTAACGGCAACGGTTACGGAGCACCTCCTCCTTCCAGCAATGGATATGGTGCACCAACTAACGGATTCAACGGAAACGGGAACGGCAACGGTAACGGTTACGGAGCACCTGCTCCTCCTAGCAACGGTTATGCAGCTCCCAGGAACACCTATGGCACGCCCAACGGCGCCTACGGAGTAGACCCTGAGATTGCCGCTTTGGCCGAGAACATTCCCGGGGGCGGCGTCCCcggcgaggactaccccatcttggcttccgtgcccgacaccggcttctcgtgcgatgaccaggcggtgcaaggttattacgccgacactgcagctgaagccggctgccaggtgttccatatctgccaggaccgcgccctcaggcgccaaaaggactcgttcctgtgccccaacggtaccatcttcaaccagcagtacctggtatgtgactggtggttcaacgtggactgttcTCAAGCTGAGAGCTTCTACTCCGTCAACGAACTCATCGGAGTCGTTCCCGACGCCGGATACGCCTATGGACCCGCCACCAACGGAAACGGTAACGGCTATGGCTCCAACGGCAACGGAAGGAACGGAAACGGCAAGAACGGAAGCAATGGATACGGCCCCAACGGAAACGGAAAGAACGGAAATGGAGGCAGCAACGGCAACGGCTACGGTGCCCCCCCTGCCCCAAGCAACGGCTACGGTGCCCCAGCTGCCCCATCCAACTCCTATGGAACTCCTTTCTAA
- the LOC125026452 gene encoding pro-resilin-like: MKSLIFYAILGVVVADRRNGINGNGNGNGNGYGAPAPPSNGYAAPRNTYGTPNGAYGVDPEIAALAENIPGGGVPGEDYPILASVPDTGFSCDDQAVQGYYADTAAEAGCQVFHICQDRALRRQQDSFLCPNGTIFNQQYLVCDWWFNVDCSQAESFYSVNELIGVVPDAGYAYGPATNGNGNGYGSNGNGRNGNGKNGSNGYGSIGNGRNGNGGSNGNGYGAPPAPSNGYGAPAATSNSYGTPF; the protein is encoded by the exons ATGAAGTCACTCATCTTCTACG CAATCCTTGGCGTCGTTGTGGCCGACCGACGCAACGGAATCAACGGAAATGGAAACGGTAACGGTAACGGTTACGGAGCACCTGCTCCTCCTAGCAACGGTTATGCAGCTCCCAGGAACACCTATGGCACGCCCAACGGCGCCTACGGAGTAGACCCTGAGATTGCCGCTTTGGCCGAGAACATTCCCGGGGGCGGCGTCCCcggcgaggactaccccatcttggCTTCCGTGCCCGACACCGGCTTTTCGTGCGATGACCAGGCGGTGCAAGGTTATTACGCCGACACTGCAGCTGAAGCTGGctgccaggtgttccatatctgccaggaccgcgccctcaggcgccaacaggactcgttcctgtgccccaacggtaccatcttcaaccagcagtacctggtatgtgactggtggttcaacgtggactgttcTCAAGCTGAGAGCTTCTACTCCGTCAACGAACTCATCGGAGTCGTTCCCGACGCCGGATACGCCTATGGACCCGCCACCAACGGAAACGGTAACGGCTATGGCTCCAACGGCAACGGAAGGAACGGAAACGGCAAGAACGGAAGCAATGGATACGGCTCCATCGGAAACGGAAGGAACGGAAACGGAGGCAGCAACGGCAATGGGTACGGTGCCCCCCCTGCCCCAAGCAACGGCTACGGTGCCCCAGCTGCCACATCCAACTCCTATGGAACTCCTTTCTAA
- the LOC125026577 gene encoding pro-resilin-like, producing the protein MMSLILCAILGVVVADRLNGFNGNGNGYGAPPPPSNGYGAPTNGFNGNGNGNGNGNGNGYGAPAPPSNGYAAPRNTYGTPNGAYGVDPEIAALAENIPGGGVPGEDYPILASVPDTGFSCDAQAVQGYYADTAAEAGCQVFHICQDRALRRQQDSFLCPNGTIFNQQYLVCDWWFNVDCSQAESFYSVNELIGVVPDAGYAYGPATNGNGNGYGSNGNGRNGNGKNGSNGYGSNGNGRNGNGGSNGNGYGAPPAPSNGYGAPAAPSNSYGTPF; encoded by the exons ATGATGTCCCTCATCCTTTGTG CAATCCTTGGCGTCGTTGTGGCCGACCGCCTCAACGGATTCAACGGAAATGGTAACGGTTACggagcacctcctcctcccagcaATGGATATGGTGCACCCACCAACGGATTCAAcggaaatggtaatggtaacggcAACGGTAACGGTAACGGTTACGGAGCACCTGCTCCTCCTAGCAACGGTTATGCAGCTCCCAGGAACACCTATGGCACGCCCAACGGCGCCTACGGAGTAGACCCTGAGATTGCCGCTTTGGCCGAGAACATTCCCGGGGGCGGCGTCCCCGGTgaggactaccccatcttggcttccgtgcccgacaccggcttctcgtgcgatgcccaggcggtgcaaggttattacgccgacactgcagctgaagccggctgccaggtgttccatatctgccaggaccgcgccctcaggcgccaacaggactcgttcctgtgccccaacggtaccatcttcaaccagcagtacctggtatgtgactggtggttcaacgtggactgttcTCAAGCTGAGAGCTTCTACTCCGTCAACGAACTCATCGGAGTCGTTCCCGACGCCGGATACGCCTATGGACCCGCCACCAACGGAAACGGTAACGGCTATGGCTCCAACGGCAACGGAAGGAACGGAAACGGCAAGAACGGAAGCAATGGATACGGCTCCAACGGAAACGGAAGGAACGGAAACGGAGGCAGCAACGGCAACGGCTACGGTGCCCCCCCTGCCCCAAGCAACGGATACGGTGCCCCAGCTGCCCCATCCAACTCCTATGGAACTCCTTTCTAA